A window from Candidatus Paceibacterota bacterium encodes these proteins:
- a CDS encoding acylphosphatase, with translation MLKHLEVIVTGRVQLVMYRDFAQRKARKLGIVGTVQNLKDGSVSVVAEGDEEVLNKYISYLKKGSVLSKVDEVKVNWGKPTGTFSDFLIIY, from the coding sequence ATGCTTAAACACTTAGAGGTAATAGTTACAGGTCGCGTACAACTAGTTATGTATCGCGATTTTGCGCAGAGAAAGGCAAGGAAACTTGGAATAGTTGGTACAGTTCAAAATTTGAAAGATGGTTCAGTATCCGTAGTAGCAGAAGGTGATGAAGAAGTCTTGAATAAATACATTTCTTATCTCAAAAAAGGTTCAGTTTTATCAAAAGTTGATGAAGTTAAAGTGAATTGGGGAAAACCTACTGGAACTTTTTCTGATTTTTTGATAATCTACTAA